The genomic stretch aaataattttttaaaataataaaaaaaatattttcacaaatctCAAacattaaaaacacaaaattcaaaactcaaaatcacaaaattaataCACAATGATGACACCACCGTAGTAAGTAGTAACCCTAGTGTTTGTATGATAGAATAGAACAGATTTGTGTTACAGTGTGTGcgtggagagaaagagaaagagaaagagagagagagagagagaggttttgGAAGCATGCTTACATAATAACATCGAaaggtgagggatttcaccttttgcaccTAAGGAAGAGAGACCCAAACAGCAAGAGTGACAGAGCTAGGGATTAGACACCATCGAAGAAAGCGGGAGTGAAGCCTCCGTACGTGAAGACAGTACATAGAGACTCGTTATTACTACTACTACTGCAGCAGAGACAGCGCTATGGCTAGCTAGCTGAATTATTGAACGAGACGACCACGTACGTACGACAGCCATGGATTCCCATCACTCATCATCAACAGGGTTTGGTGCAGAAGCAGCGGCGGCGGAAGCCCCGGCAGTTGCCGTCGGGGAAGCCCTCCGTCTGGCATACGTTGGCGCAGTTGCTGTTACTCACGCACGTCCCCCTGAACCTGTGGCTCTGCGACTCGCATGTCCTCGCCTCCGCCACCATGTTCCCCGTCTCTGCCACAGTACCAACACTCAAATATAAAAACCCATATCTTTTACCAGATAATTaatcaaatgacaaaaatatcttcACTCTTGGTTCCAAaacatccatatatatatatacatggttAAAGCAAGATCTGgatgagaataaaataataagaaaatataattactCTTAACAAAATGGAAATAACACTTTCATAACTAAAAAGACATAGAATACTCTCAAAACGCAAAATGTTACGTGAAAAAACCCAAGGAGATTCGCAAATTCCTAGGTATATATGCCGTGGCACAATAAAGCTTATGCTTCCATATATGATCttcaacatgtatatatatatatatatgtatgaaagaGATGGAAGCTAAAGAAGACGAAGGCGGCAGAGAGAATGAAGTAACCAGTGGCGGCGAGGAGCATCAGCACGAGGAAAACGGCTGAAACCAAACGCACAGAGcgctccatcttcttcttcttcttctctacagagagagagctcggaaaatgaaagagagagccaaaagagagagaaagaaacgGTTTAATTAGTAGATACGAATGGAAAGAGAGGGAGGTGGACTTTATAGAGGGGCTCGATGCGgtgggatatatttttttttggattacaCTTTGGTGCCCTCAGTACTCTATCCATAAAATTATAGTGAGAAGGTATATCGAAAGATGTATTCGAATGATTAGGCTGATAAGTTTTGACACCATTAATGTCATTCTCAAGTCCCAAAAAATGCGATGGAATATATTTGCTTCGATGAGTTTTGAGCTGTGAATCGGTGCCACGTTGAAAGATGCGGAACTTATTAGaaactagaaaagaaaagagactCGGCCCACCAAAAAGAAGAcgaaaaaatagaaagaaggaaagagattAATCAAATCACGAGGCGACCCAGTTGTGACAACTCATAGGCTGTTTCTGTCTTCTGGCTTGTCCCAATTCTTTATGAAATAATAAAGTTCGATCCAAAAATATGAAGTGGGTCCAAAAATTAACACAGTGCGCCATATCAGATTCACTGtcattaattaatcattaatatatttttaattatattttaaaaaataatattaagtgaaaaatatattagttaatgttatttatcaattatcaATATATCTTtcacttaatattattttttataatataattaattaataaaaatatcaacaaaaattTAGGAGTGGCATTACTCCTGTCAGTAtagcttttattatttttggacACATCACAAGGGTCCCTTATTCATCCTGCTCGCCTGTCGTTCAGCTTTTCTGCCTTATAATTGTTCTGACCTTTGCAGACCCACTGTCCCTGCCGTCCGTTCGCTTTTTATCTTTCCCACTCTCCTTTTTTTTATGGGAAATTCTACAACTTTTGCTCTCTAAAGCGAACTTTCACAATTACTTCACACAATAACTCTCAATTGCTCTTTACTATCCCGCAGCCACGTTTTCTCTTAAATGATGGCAAAATCACACGTTCATCACAATAACTGACTCCTAGGCTTCGGAGACATCGCATCCAAATCTTAAGATTAGGAATTGGACGCGTTCGAATCCTGAGGTTTGGACGCTTTCATTGGCGTTCTAAAGTCCATGAATGCGTCTAAACTTTGGGATTCAGAAGCGTTCATGGCGTCGGGTTTGGGACGCGTTCAAAACATCCGAAGCTTTTGGATGTGTTTGTTGCTTCTGTTTCCTGTATGTTTCTCTGCATTTCAAAACGAGCCCTTCATGCCTGTGTGTGAGAAGTTCTCCTTATTAGTCATTTCAAGTTGgaatgatttaataatttgtctTTGTGGTTCTATTTTATCTACAATTGCTAATTATCCCATTATCTTTGTAGAATCTAAATTAGtagttaattaattaccttCTGAGCCTGAAATCTGTTGAGGAGTCATTGAGAGAGCAAGTTGGTtctattttaaatcttttcttagGCTGGATGAGAAAACCTAGCAAGACTTCATACTCCGTTTCCTCACTTTCTATCAGCTAGAAAAAgcacaaaagaagaaagatggatttattataacttttgaaGAGGGTCGCCACCATAGTGGCCATTAGCGACTCGAACGGATGTTCACTGACCGCGACGAACGTGGTTGCCCCTCATGACGGCAAAATCAAATGAACATCAAATGAACGGAAAGAAAAAAATCGATGGCTAATAACAACCCATGAAGAAGATAGGGACGACAATAGCCACCATAGCAatgttctttgatttttttgtttaaatatatttttagattgatgTCGAGAGAATTGATTTCTCTCGAACCCCAGAGTTCAAGCGTACCTTAATCAATTGCAGGAGTCcattttcaattgattttcacTGATGTTGTAACACTCCACTTATTCAAGACGTGTTAGTTATGTCTTAGGGAATTTaggaactttttttttttttcacactactttaccttgaaattttcttagacctatctagtgcttgacaaaataatttatacactaaagacaaataaaatcttataaagcgGAAGTTGAAATCGAACCTAATCATAACATTTCATACATAGATAACTGAATATGGCACTTATTACAAAGTTGATACATAAACttctaaagataatttaaaacgtacataatacttgaaatatccatactacaacataacatggtacactTGCTTATTCCTCGATGACTCGTGTCACTGCACATCTTCGACTTCCGtaccatcactgcaagtcccaactggaacgttgaatattctaggagCAAAACccgaattagatgatgaaccatctaagtaaggtacAAGATGTTTAATATGTGTGtttgcaatgtcttactcatcgtagatGTCAACTGCACCTTCCATACTACTTACCATTTTTACGCCCACCTCTTTTGAAGCCGGGGTGTACGGGGACACCCTTGGTACAGTAGCAGTGGTAGTTCATACTCCCTACGACCACGATACatgtgatcaataatatcaatgtgtacatatgcatttcatagcatgtcatgtgtgcagtctacgtgatgaatATATATCAGGGCATGTTAATATGATGAAGCATTTCCGAAGATCGGGCATAAATATTTATAACCATACTAATTTTGCAACGGTACACTTACCTTCCACAATTTAAGTTGCCTCGAAAAGCGTGTCGTCCTCGAAAGAGAAGCTATTTCTCAATTCTTGTGCCCCAAGgattcctaaaacattaaatttattccaaaatgttaatttactattttctcataatttttacaatttctctttattttctaagtcttatttcctcaaaatttcataataaatatctaaactttTATATAACCCAATttatctttactaatattctttaaataatatttctagccttctggaattttcttgaaaattttcaaattaaattcctatatttttccttatttccataatagaaaaattacttaaataaataattaatttagcattttccataaaattttcacaaaataagaattaaacgaaattctagattttttgaaaatttttgcaatttttttttctattttcttattatttttttcttttcttttcttttctttatttttttcctagcGGGCGCGTGCAGGTCACGCACCTTCTTCCTACTTGCGGGCGCGTGCAACCATGCGCCAGACCTCCCCCGGGTCGTCTTGTCCGGCGGCCAAATCGCCGCCAACGACCTTGTCGGGCTTCTAAGTTTCAAAAGAAGCTTCTATCTCCCTTATTTTCAACCTCCCGAACCCGATTTTAACCttgaaatttagaaaaaacCAACCTAAATACCTCATTTTGTTGGTTGAAGTCTAGGCTCCGGCGATTCGCGACTTTTCCGGCGAGCTtcaattcttcttctcctctgccctgttggccaccaaatgctccagaaaacTTGCCCATGATTCAAGGAGTAAAACCTCGCTCACCAAACTCTCAATCACTGCCACAATCACCCGCTCTTTGAAGTAAAAATTCTTATGCAATGAGGTTGCTCGAATGCAGCTATTTATAGCTGAAATTCGCCGCGAACTATCCCATCAAGGCGCTCACGTGTCTTGGATGACCATTCCTGTAATACCCCAGGAGCCTAGATGAGAAcaatatatatcgagaataagtgaagaagaaaataacattaactagatactttttgggctgaatgcaggtAAAGAACTTCAGGGTTAAGCATTATTGACCTGAGAAaatccaagaatgggtgaccccctgggaagttcacttAGACCCATCAGAGTAAATTGTTTCAGTACTTCATATCACTCGAGGCGGGATGTTACAATCCCGTTAGCCATTGTGGCATTAATGCCGCCCCTCACCCCTGGTAGCTTCTTGTAGGCGCAGCCAAAGCATAGCCGCTCGCttgctcttatttttttttattttctaatttcttttttaatacatatatacgtacatatgattttatcatatataatatatatatatatacactcaacattatataaaaaaatcctaatttaatacataatataatttctaGTATTTAAGCTATGATTAACTATGCAATaaatttaactatgattaaaactttataaatttaattacaatataaataaatataccttacccTATTAAATTTACCGATAAACACTAAAATTTTACTAATTCTCTAGGGTCAAAAATTACGATTATTATTTACAGTGCATTAGGGTATTACAGATGTTCTTCTAAATTGTTTTATTCTTCATCTAACTTTTTCCACGTCGTCACCATTTGAGTGTAGTCATCTATGACACAACTCACTTTGGcgtgaaagaaaaaataaataaagagaaagtaAAGGAGAACTTGGGTGAGTTGTGATTgcatatttaaaagaattgagggtaaaaataaattttcattttatgctgttttaattatattgaattttataaaaaagtaccaaaaaaattgattgcaaatagaattttctcttttttatttgtaaaattctGTTCAAAGGGCACTAGGGTAATGACCGAAATGCCATAGTCCACAGTAACTcacaaatttgataaataatttttatattttaataaattttataatatttttactcAAAAAGTAAGAATagttgtaacggcccgcctcccagaACCCCCGTGCACCAAGaagatccgtgagagggtcattattaaaatgatatcgaacaatggcgcacaacacacacataaccctttttgaaatcataatttttctttattataacatctcatcataatctttacaaaccattcatcacttgggcccacctgagcttacataacatgcgacaaactctgaaaacataaacattaaccttattaagacacgatgacacccagcatctagttttgggagagctctgcactggctaccatgacttgacggtctggacccaaaccccgatgaacacacctgcgatctcaggatatgctgacctggaatgatgtaaaacaaacatgagtcgcgagactcagcaagctctagaaagaaaggttacgggtttaggataggactcttcccatgacaccccatgcaattcatgtcaatgaaatcacgccatgtcatgagctatacgtaccttacttctacatgcataacataaaataaactgcacataaggaaccaggggcccacataagtcaaacattggcacccgggtcccacatacaaacctgttgtagcctaacataggctaccatatcatcattctcttataCCAgtcttttcctgacatggtcggcttttcctgacattcaacttttgtcttttcctaatacttgttacatacttttcctgattcccatcatattctcatgtgttcatcatgtcatacatcacataatcatatacttccgcgatcttggtcttccctcgggccaaccccgagctaatatctaagccgagccgaagctcacatgagtcggtactcccgacacctggcacggtactcccgtccagaataacagtaacattagaaccatgcaatgcaacacataggaaatgcaagggcttctgtagcataaacgtgatgacaaggcccccataaaccaagcatcaggccctgctacgcccacacataagaattcacacatgcgacatgctctaaatgcatatgctcatctagggtacccaaattggctcttagaccaaccgggtcatgcaaatgctcatacatcccatcgcacacaaagcatgtcccaacgtgaatgcaacccagccctttgtagcacacacatcatgaaatgcacaaaccaaggcgggaatctggagtaccagctcttctggccgtctagcgcttatcgtaacaaccgatgactggagcccatacatccagccatcaactgccacgacccacggtcaacagtcagtagctttgtacccatacccttagacacacttactgacattattgactttatatcttcccagcttaactttacataacatttttccataactcataactcttcatgtacataaccacataacatcataataccattcttattacttttcattcacataaagtcatctcaacatacataataaactctttaacacattctcctaattctaaccataaccaatttctctaagaacctaaccccaatgggttcggcatcattcccaaggaaagcggagcaatatgaagctccgtgacggttgaaataaaagacgccatgacatccttacttagcttatcccattaacaataaacttattaataaaataaaagtcgtgaaatggttactacgcggattattattatttgtgcgtagaaccgagtcatggTGAGGGAGGATTTAGAATATAAGAAATCTCAAAGACTTTTGCGGGAAATAAATAATgcgagaagagggttaggatTTGCCTAAAAACGGCtgatttcagcctctcttgtgctcccgatgcaaagaaaacatttcctatcaaataatacaaccgTGACTTAAATTGGTTAATTCTAACGCGTAAACTGTATAATCTAACCATATAAAATCcatgatttaaacatataacacttatataaattttacccacttaccaaaATATTCTAAATACCAAATAACCTCGAAGACTCCTTAATTTTATCACTTCACTTCCATTTCGTAGCTACCGTGCGCTTCCCCaattcttttctccttcctttccCTTTGCTGCTCGCGGTCTCCCTCTTCTCCAAGCTCTGTTCGCGAACTCCCTCTTTTCCAAGTTTTCTTTAGCAAATTTGTATCCCTATTTATACTCCTCAGAACACCTTCGCCACTAAGTTTTTCCCCAACCCCAATGGCCATCATTTAAGCTATCAAATCTCATTTAATTCTCTCACAGCCTCTTGACTTTTGAACCAATTTCAGCCGCATTTAAGCCATTTTGattgaccattttccataaaaataagaaaaacacaaattgggaaaagaattaaaggcAGCGCATGTTGCCATCGCGCCACACGTCCCACACACACACTATattacatgtatacatatatatatataatgttatctCAAGTAttccatacttatatatattatgtaatataatatattaacttAAGATTATATTTTACTTCACATATAATTACGCGCGTTTCCTTCCAAATTACTTTCAttcctttatttaattattttattattttatattatatgtaaatatattaattactataatattttatttatcttaatcacTTAATAATCTAAATCCTAAAATTCTACAAACTTCCGATCACTTCCCCATTTaagaatacaataaatttaacatcctcatttaaatttctttaactcACAAGTATTCCATAAGTCACCAATCACTCTAAAACGTCgaaattagtacttattatttacCTCTAAAATTTCGGATGCTACAAtagtattatgaattattaattttaaaaataagtattacaaattttatatataacacgTTAGTTTATGAGAGTCTATAAACTCTAAATCTCcccttttgaattttttgttttaagtctATTTTAGATTTGGACTCACTTTCTAACACATAAATTTAgttttacaaaagataaaaaaaaaaaaaacaaaaaggcgAAAAAGccatataaatattcaaacaCTGGGCGCAAAAGATTTTTCATGGGGTTGTTTTAGTTTAGGCACGTTGGTTGGATATAAATCTACATGAGcagttataataaaaaaattatttaattctttctataaattatgtttaatcCCAGAgtatttgtgttaattttttttaataaaacttctatgaaatttagaaaaataattattattaaaattaaaatattatactaaaaatatatattgtttgaacatattatacataatatatataataaaatattatctccGAGGATATAGCCCTAAGGATATAGCTCTGTGGTCAGAACGAGTATGGAAAAAGATTTTTTGCCCTCACATTTGTAGTGTGCCAGTATTTGAACTTTGACTGCTACGGTtctctaatttatattttttgttagaatTGTGGGGTCAAATAACGAATACATCCGCAATATAGCATcatccaaaatatatatatatataatatatatatatataaattatatacttaaTACAATTTTCGAACTTAGTTTCGAGTTTCAACTATGCTAAGGGCTACTTTCTAGCTTTTTGTGTAGTGGTTTTGCCGAAAGCACCATCAATGATAAAAAGGCATGAAGTCTTATCACATGGAGATGAATCTTTTGACCTTTTATTTCTTagataataatcataatttaaaaagaattaaaaaaacttTAATCCACATCAAGAGcttttaatcaatttatttagtTAGCTTTTGTTAGAATGAGTAacataaaattgtattaaaatattttttaaactaaacatataaaatgatcaGGATAAAACTAAGaagtattcaaaattttttatcaaactaattgttaaattttttaaaatatactataAGACacatacattattttttttttatttgtaaagaccaagataaatttatctagagagagataaatttatttgaaaaaactcaaataaaaaatcacataatttcttttttaaaagtcaccgaataaatataatgaaaaatacttttattttgaatgctttacatatcacaattttttttatttatattttgattaacaaatactactttaattgagttaattttataaattttttatttaagatttataatatttcatCGAATAAATTTTTGTTAGTTGTCGCTCTCTAATataaacttatttttgtattcaaatttaagacttattataaattaataaaagtgttcaagaaattattaaacttataaataatattgttgATGATGGAATatcctattttaataaaaattacaaaaatgtctTTTATCAGGAGCTTTTGGAGGTGCGGCTAGGAACATTTCAAACTTATGCCAATGTCATTTGGGATCATTAATCTCAAGGAAGCAAGATCTGACTTAGGGACATACAAAAGATATGGCTTGAAAGATTGGATCCAGACCTAAATTTGGACCCAAATTTACATCACTCCTCATGAGGTTAGCCCATGAGTTCAAATTCAAAAGATTGGATCCAGACCTAAATTTGGACCCAAATTTACATCACTTCTCATGAGTTTAGCCCATGAGTTCAAATTCAATCATTCACGAGAAACGATCACAATCATCCATTAAACCCTACATCCTATCATTCCGGTGACGTCCACGTGAGCCTTTACTAGCTCTATAGTATTCTTATATAAAAACATGAATTTCAATGGTtaagtatttattaattacatcATTATTGTGTTACTTTATCTAAGATTCATGATTGACTTGATCGTCGAAGGACACAACAAGTGGTTGAGTCTCGCCCTCCTCACTAATTAGTTgagtattttgattttaataataataaaaatattttttaatacaaaaacaaacaactcaAGCTTAAGATTGGGTCCTAAAAATCCAAAAAAGCCTAGATGGTGACATTCACGCATATAAGAATTAACAAATGTTTGGAAGagtctatctatctatctatctatctatatatatatatatatatatattaaagttgaATCTAATATCTTCTTTggtgagtattttatttttctaattttgtagtaatttttaaattatttattttattaattaactatatgtatattctttataataatactattaaatctaataattttttaattccaCTTGAACTCTAAACATCCAAGTAATATTtcatattcataaatatttattattattaaagtaaGTTGCACCTATATAATCAATAAAATAGATTAGATTTaagttttatcatttatttaaaaaatcattgtacTTATCATACATTTAATTGTCTATTACTTTAATGCAAtgaatttaataacaaaatagagATAATATATCTTGAACTTTATACATTCAAATAACActtcatattcatatttattgcaACTAAAGTCAGATACATTTGAAGATTAGTTGAGTGTTGTCAATTATAATTTCATACACAAATTATAGATATCATTGGTTGCTTGGTGGGAGTCAGTAACATTGACAACATTAGCATAGTAAGAaacattgcaaaaaaaaaaaaaactccacaTGCTTGCAAATGAGTAAggattttcattttccaaacctttcaaaaattaagttttaaaatattacaaacaaGTTGGTATActatatttattttcctataaAAATATTTGCCAATAACTAATtggaaaattctattcacaaTCACGTTTTTGCTCTTCGCagccattaaaaatttattattattctttactTTTCGTAGCCAATTTAATAACTCTTTACAgtcaatatttttcaaaaataccctcttCCACACAGCCATACGCATTCACACACTTTTTCTCTCGTCAGCAGTGATACGCAGCTGcccaaacacaaaaaaaaattacaatgggagaatacaaaaaaatatatgaaaataaataatcaacacacatacacatatatatacatgctgacacacaaacacacatatatatatacgcacacatacatatatataaagacacacatatatatacacacatgtagacacacaaacatatatatatatacacacgcacacacagacacacacacatatacattaACAGTccacatacacaaaaataaatatatgtatgtatatatacacacatacatatagagagagagaaaggaaggaagCAGCGactatatatagagagagagagcggaaGGAAGAAAGCTGCGGCCAtacatgtatttatttttgtgtacacacatacatatatatagagagagagaaaggaaggaaggaagcatcgactatatatagagagagagaggaaggaaggaagcagcggccatacatatatttattttttgtgtatgcgGATTGttaatgtatatgtatgtgtgtatatatatatatatatatgtttgtgtatatatgaaGAGGTGGTGGCGGGTAATTAATTGAGGGAGAAAATGGGTGtgaggataaaaatgagtttttaaaataaggtattttaggtatattaaaatatgGTTGCGAAGAGTAAAAACGTGGTtgcgaatagaatttctctAACTAATTtagtatcatataaattttgtgGCATCAGGTTAAAAATTAACATTgacaatatttataaaaaaatataacctaaatatcattattatctaTTTACAAGAAAATTCCCGCATCGAGAAATAACGCCTACTATTAACAAACGTTTGAACTAGCCTTAAAAGATTAAGCCATGCTTGAACCTTTGTATAAACTCTCATATGATTCTTATATGTTTAAAACACTTATTATCTATTGAGATTTTATTCTTAataaatcttttattttcaaagaagttaaaaaaaaaactcaagattttttctcttttagttaattttataaGCTTTTATGTCATTTCTTAAAAGTAAGGATATTAGCTCCCATGTTAAACTAGGTTGACCTGATTGCTTTTATTTTAGGGATGAATTCATATTTGACCAAAGTCAAAtgtataaaatcttttttgtactttttacagaaaaaaaatgtttttaactattcaaacaaactaattacactctatagccacttttatgtaaaataccaaaaatacccttaatgagattttaaaatagaaaaccctaCTGTCCTTAgcctcatttaccaaaatatccttatctctttcatataacctttcttctctctcctcttcccacattcacgttactctctttctctccattgtcaaactatccaaactcaatcattcttcatacattcaatctttttgcttgttgggtcattcaatcttctttatcAATTGCAGCGACCTCACTGAAGTCTCATTCAATaagtttctttctcttcaaCAAATAATTTCACCCAATATCTCAAGGTATCTATtcgatttgtatttgttttatttttttaaaataatttttgtgttcacattgcttattaaggttgtgtagaatgattgtagttgtgagcagaacatattttgatagatatcattccaaatctgcTCTAATTcggatgaaaaaaaaaatttcaaaactgcACATCGTTTATGGGTTTTGTGGGCGATAACA from Diospyros lotus cultivar Yz01 chromosome 9, ASM1463336v1, whole genome shotgun sequence encodes the following:
- the LOC127810243 gene encoding defensin-like protein, yielding MERSVRLVSAVFLVLMLLAATETGNMVAEARTCESQSHRFRGTCVSNSNCANVCQTEGFPDGNCRGFRRRCFCTKPC